The Blautia pseudococcoides genome segment CTGGATATTCCACATATTTGCCGGAAGGCTGGTTTCCGGGAGCCACGGTGGGCTGGTAGCGGCGGAGAACGGCTTTCACCCTTGCCACCAGTTCCTTAGAGTCAAAAGGCTTGATCATATAATCATCCGCGCCCAGCTCCAGTCCCAGCACCTTGTCAAAAATCTCCCCTTTGGCGGAGAGCATGATGATGGGAACATTGGATTTGTGACGGATCTCCCTGCAGACCTGATAGCCGTCCATGCCCGGAAGCATTAAATCAAGCAGGATGAGGTTGGGGCCAAAGGAGGCGAAGGCCTTCAGAGCCTCCTCCCCGTCATTGACGATCATGGTGTCAAAGCATTCTTTGGTGAGGTACAGAGAGATAAGCTCTGCAATATTGTTGTCATCATCAACGATCAGTATTTTCTGTTTCGCAGCCATTATATACCCCCTATGGTTTATTTCTTGAATTCTACTATGGTGACTCCGGCATCCCCTTCGCCGAATTCAGCCAGATGATAGTCTTTTACATATTTCAGGCGTTTCAGGTAGTTGTGTATCCCCTTCCTCAGGGCACCTGTGCCTTTTCCGTGGACAACGCGGACGCTGTTTAAGTGCGCCAGATATGCGTCATCCAGATATTTGTCCAGCTCTGCCACAGCCTCGTCCACGGTTTTGCCCAGCAGATTGATTTCTGTGCTGACAGAGGCGGATTTGTTCATTTTTATCTTGCCGGCTCCTGTTTTGGAAAGTGCCGGGCCTGTGATGACCGGTTCATCCAGGAGCTGCAGGTCGGAAATGTGTACCTTGGAGCGCAGGATGCCCATTTGTACAAAGAGCATTCCTTTGGCATCGGGTTTGGAGCTTACGGTTCCTTTAATATTCATACTCAGTACCTTGACGGAGTCGCCCAAAGATAAATCCTGGGGGCGGAGTGTGGAGGTCTTCTTAGGAGGTGTTTTAAGGGCAACCTTTTTACCTGCGGAATCCATTTTTTTGCGCAGTTCGGAACGTCTCTGCTCCAGTTCTTTGGCGGAGAGGGTTTCTTTACCTGCCTTGTTGAAAACTTTCATGGTCTGGTCTGCGTACTCCTTGGCCTCCCGCAGTACACGGTGTGCTTCCTCGTTGGCCTGGGCAAGGATCCGCTCTTTTCGCTGTTCCAGTTTGTCCTGTTTTTCTTCAAGCTGTGCCTTCAGGGCTTTGATCTCTTCTTTGTAGGAAGCGATTTCCTCCCGTTCCGTTTCAATTGTTATGCGGCTCTGCTCCAGGCTGGTCAGCACATCTTCAAAGGATTCATCCTCCTGGCTGATCTGCTCTTTGGCACGGTCAATAATATGTTCCGGCAGTCCAAGTTTGCCGGAGATGGCGAAGGCATTACTCTTTCCGGGAACACCTATGAGCAGACGGTATGTGGGACGCAGGGTCTCCACGTCAAACTCACAGGATGCGTTCTCCACACCGGGGGTGGAGAGGGCATAAACCTTCAGCTCACTGTAATGGGTAGTTGCCATAACACGCACGCCCCGCTCATGCAGGGAGGAGAGGATGGCGATCGCCAGAGCAGCGCCCTCTGTAGGGTCTGTTCCGGCACCCAGCTCGTCAAAGAGCACCAGGGAATCTTTGTCTGCCTTCTCAATAAAGCGCACTACATTGGTCATGTGGGAGGAGAAGGTACTGAGGCTCTGTTCAATGCTCTGCTCATCTCCGATATCTGCGTAGACTTCCTTAAAAACGCTGAGGCGGGAGTTGTCAAAGGCTGGTATGTGAAGGCCTGACTGCCCCATCAGGGTCAAAAGCCCAACTGTTTTTAAGGATACGGTTTTACCGCCTGTGTTGGGGCCTGTGACTACCAGCAGATCAAAAGATTGGCCCAGGCGCACGTCGATGGGGACCACCTGGTGCTTTTCAATGAGCGGATGGCGGGCTTTTTTTATGTCTATGATCCCATCCCGGTTGAAGACGGGTTCTGAGGCGTTCTGGGATTTCGCCAGCAGGGCGCGGGCAAAGATGAAATCCAGTTCCACCATGATTTTCAGGTTGTCGCCGATAAGTTCCAGATTTTCGGCAGCTAATTCGCTTAAGTTTGACAGCACGATCTCTATTTCCTGCTGTTCCTTGATCTCCAGTTCCCGCAGGTCATTGTTTAATTTTACTACAGCCA includes the following:
- a CDS encoding endonuclease MutS2, with translation MNEKALKTLEYHKIIEQLESFATCSMGKALCRELAPLDEIGKIEVMQQETADALARVYQKGSLSFGGVKDVRGSLKRLEVGSTLGAGELLAVCSLLENTNRAKAYSRKENEDDRTDSLDSMFEVLQPLTPLSAEIRRCILSEEEIADDASPGLRQVRRSMKNANDKIHSQLTSIVNGGSRSYLQDAVITMRNGRYCIPVKAEHKGQVPGMIHDQSSTGSTIFVEPMAVVKLNNDLRELEIKEQQEIEIVLSNLSELAAENLELIGDNLKIMVELDFIFARALLAKSQNASEPVFNRDGIIDIKKARHPLIEKHQVVPIDVRLGQSFDLLVVTGPNTGGKTVSLKTVGLLTLMGQSGLHIPAFDNSRLSVFKEVYADIGDEQSIEQSLSTFSSHMTNVVRFIEKADKDSLVLFDELGAGTDPTEGAALAIAILSSLHERGVRVMATTHYSELKVYALSTPGVENASCEFDVETLRPTYRLLIGVPGKSNAFAISGKLGLPEHIIDRAKEQISQEDESFEDVLTSLEQSRITIETEREEIASYKEEIKALKAQLEEKQDKLEQRKERILAQANEEAHRVLREAKEYADQTMKVFNKAGKETLSAKELEQRRSELRKKMDSAGKKVALKTPPKKTSTLRPQDLSLGDSVKVLSMNIKGTVSSKPDAKGMLFVQMGILRSKVHISDLQLLDEPVITGPALSKTGAGKIKMNKSASVSTEINLLGKTVDEAVAELDKYLDDAYLAHLNSVRVVHGKGTGALRKGIHNYLKRLKYVKDYHLAEFGEGDAGVTIVEFKK
- a CDS encoding response regulator transcription factor, which gives rise to MAAKQKILIVDDDNNIAELISLYLTKECFDTMIVNDGEEALKAFASFGPNLILLDLMLPGMDGYQVCREIRHKSNVPIIMLSAKGEIFDKVLGLELGADDYMIKPFDSKELVARVKAVLRRYQPTVAPGNQPSGKYVEYPDLAINLTNYSVVYYGKQVDMPPKELELLYFLAASPNQVFTREQLLDHIWGYEYIGDTRTVDVHIKRLREKIKDHPAWSISTVWGIGYKFEVKNG